A region of Flavobacterium indicum GPTSA100-9 = DSM 17447 DNA encodes the following proteins:
- a CDS encoding cysteine-rich CWC family protein — MNSIRLKYCTVCNESFGCGNESESQKCWCNELPPIFTLDGISDCLCPSCLKKATISKIEEYVATITPENALENKAKDLPKTTHFIENIDYYMENEKYVFTKWFHLKRGSCCGNGCRHCPYN; from the coding sequence GTGAATTCAATTAGACTAAAATACTGCACGGTTTGTAATGAATCTTTTGGTTGTGGAAATGAATCTGAATCCCAAAAATGTTGGTGTAATGAGTTACCGCCAATTTTTACTTTAGATGGAATTTCAGATTGTTTGTGTCCGAGTTGTTTAAAAAAGGCTACCATTTCTAAAATTGAAGAATATGTGGCAACAATCACTCCAGAAAATGCTTTAGAAAACAAAGCTAAAGATTTACCTAAAACGACTCATTTCATAGAGAATATAGATTATTATATGGAAAATGAAAAGTATGTTTTTACCAAATGGTTTCATTTAAAACGAGGCTCGTGTTGCGGAAACGGTTGCAGACATTGTCCGTATAATTGA
- a CDS encoding bifunctional adenosylcobinamide kinase/adenosylcobinamide-phosphate guanylyltransferase: MIYLVTGGERSGKSSYAQNLALELSQNPMYVATARKWDGDFQKRIDRHQNERKENWINVEEEKNLSQIDFKGKVAVVDCVTLWLTNFFVDTKNDVELSLDLAKAEIEKLSLIEDSTIIIITNEIGMGVHAETHIGRKFVELQGWVNQFIAKKAEKVTFMVSGLPMQVK, from the coding sequence ATGATATATTTAGTAACAGGTGGCGAACGTTCAGGAAAAAGTAGTTATGCGCAAAATTTAGCCTTAGAACTTTCTCAAAACCCAATGTATGTGGCAACAGCCCGAAAATGGGATGGCGATTTTCAGAAAAGAATCGACCGACATCAGAATGAAAGAAAGGAAAATTGGATTAATGTTGAAGAAGAAAAAAACTTATCACAAATTGATTTTAAAGGAAAAGTTGCGGTTGTTGATTGTGTTACATTATGGTTGACGAACTTTTTTGTGGATACGAAAAATGATGTGGAACTTTCTTTAGATTTGGCTAAAGCCGAAATTGAAAAGCTTTCTTTAATTGAAGATTCTACAATTATTATCATTACCAATGAAATTGGAATGGGAGTGCATGCCGAAACGCATATCGGTAGAAAATTCGTGGAATTACAAGGTTGGGTGAATCAGTTTATCGCGAAAAAAGCAGAAAAAGTGACGTTTATGGTTTCTGGTTTACCAATGCAAGTAAAATAA
- a CDS encoding Dph6-related ATP pyrophosphatase, which yields MKVLSSWSGGKDSCYALMKSVEQGLQPTVLLNMMNENGKVSRSHGIPLSILQQQAKQMQVPLVAIPATWSEYEKNYISTLLDIKEKYQIEGVVFGDIDLEPHRAWEEKVCNAANLKAFLPLWQQDRVDLVFQMIDAGIETMIVSCNLEMGESYLGQIVTKELALELQKKGIDPCGENGEYHTLVVNCPIFKEQIQLPKYTKKTYDKYCFLIWED from the coding sequence ATGAAAGTTTTAAGTTCTTGGAGTGGTGGAAAAGACAGTTGTTATGCTTTAATGAAATCAGTAGAACAAGGTTTACAACCAACAGTTTTGTTGAATATGATGAATGAAAATGGAAAAGTTTCTCGTTCACATGGAATTCCATTATCAATATTACAACAACAGGCAAAACAAATGCAAGTTCCCTTAGTAGCAATTCCTGCAACTTGGTCTGAATATGAAAAAAACTATATTTCAACATTGCTTGATATCAAAGAAAAATATCAAATTGAAGGTGTTGTTTTTGGTGATATCGATTTAGAACCACATAGAGCTTGGGAGGAAAAAGTTTGTAATGCAGCTAATTTAAAAGCTTTTTTACCTTTATGGCAACAAGATAGAGTCGATCTGGTTTTTCAAATGATTGATGCAGGAATAGAAACCATGATTGTTTCGTGTAATTTAGAAATGGGCGAATCTTATTTAGGTCAAATCGTAACTAAAGAATTAGCACTCGAATTACAAAAAAAAGGAATCGATCCCTGTGGTGAAAATGGCGAATATCATACGTTAGTTGTCAATTGTCCAATTTTTAAAGAACAAATACAACTCCCAAAATACACCAAGAAAACGTACGATAAGTATTGTTTTTTAATTTGGGAAGATTAA
- the cobT gene encoding nicotinate-nucleotide--dimethylbenzimidazole phosphoribosyltransferase: protein MKSLYEIIDSRRDTRHFTNDEVPVEVLEKALQAGHKAPSVGLTDATRYYIIESSDIKKQVKELFTSYHKKSADQTDSESQKKSYLALKLEAIEEAPIGLVIAYDRSVLDQFTIGTVGSNEAVKFSSVCAAQNIWLSLTEQGYSMGWVSIINYHHFKKLLNLPDYIEPLGYFCIGKPATDYGKQPMLQQLNWKQKLEKPFVTTIKNFTPVNHLELENFAVLHSNSSDLKEKLIDKINQKTKPLGSLGILEKLALQMGLVFQSEAPNIINPTIVVFAADHGIANHDVSAYPQEVTRQMVETFLKGGAAISVFCKQNNLDLKIVDAGVNYDFPTNTSIINKKVAKGTQSFLMTSAMSQDELNLCFQYGAEVVNEIYKSGSNCIGFGEMGIGNTSTASVLMSVLTNIPIQDCIGKGTGVMDEKLKNKIEILSQAIATYKGENNLDNLIRYFGGFEILQMSGGMLQAYQNKMLILVDGFISTVAFLIAYQKNSAIKQNAIFSHCSEEKAHIDLLNYLQVEPILSLNMRLGEGSGCAVAFPIIQSALTFINEMATFESAGVSNK, encoded by the coding sequence ATGAAGTCATTATACGAAATTATTGATTCCAGAAGAGATACCCGTCATTTTACTAATGATGAGGTTCCTGTTGAAGTATTAGAAAAAGCGCTTCAAGCCGGACATAAAGCGCCTTCTGTTGGTTTAACAGATGCCACGCGTTATTATATTATCGAATCCTCAGATATTAAAAAACAAGTCAAAGAATTATTTACTTCGTATCATAAAAAATCGGCCGATCAAACGGATTCTGAATCGCAAAAAAAATCGTATTTAGCATTAAAATTAGAAGCCATAGAAGAAGCGCCAATTGGCTTGGTGATTGCTTATGATCGTTCGGTTTTAGATCAATTTACGATTGGAACGGTGGGCAGTAACGAAGCTGTTAAATTTAGTTCGGTTTGTGCGGCACAAAATATTTGGTTGTCATTAACCGAACAAGGTTATTCTATGGGTTGGGTTTCGATTATCAATTACCATCATTTTAAAAAGCTATTAAATTTACCTGATTATATCGAACCGCTTGGATATTTCTGTATCGGAAAACCGGCCACTGATTATGGTAAACAACCAATGTTGCAACAATTGAATTGGAAACAAAAATTAGAAAAACCATTTGTAACTACAATTAAAAATTTTACGCCTGTCAATCATTTAGAATTAGAGAATTTTGCGGTGTTGCATTCTAATTCATCTGATTTAAAAGAAAAATTGATTGATAAAATCAATCAGAAAACAAAACCATTAGGTTCATTGGGCATTTTAGAGAAATTAGCCTTGCAAATGGGTTTAGTGTTTCAATCGGAAGCGCCAAATATTATTAATCCAACAATTGTTGTTTTTGCTGCTGATCACGGAATTGCGAATCATGATGTGAGTGCCTATCCACAAGAAGTTACACGACAAATGGTGGAAACGTTTTTAAAAGGAGGTGCAGCAATTTCGGTTTTTTGTAAACAAAATAATCTCGATTTAAAAATTGTAGATGCTGGTGTAAATTACGATTTCCCAACGAATACATCTATCATCAATAAAAAAGTGGCTAAAGGAACACAGTCGTTTTTAATGACTTCCGCAATGAGTCAGGATGAACTAAATTTGTGTTTTCAATACGGTGCTGAGGTGGTTAATGAAATTTATAAAAGCGGTAGTAATTGTATTGGCTTTGGTGAAATGGGTATCGGAAATACATCAACTGCTTCGGTTTTAATGAGTGTGTTGACAAACATTCCAATTCAGGATTGTATTGGAAAAGGAACAGGAGTTATGGATGAGAAATTAAAAAATAAAATCGAAATTTTATCACAAGCGATTGCTACGTACAAGGGAGAAAATAATTTAGACAATTTAATTCGTTATTTCGGTGGTTTTGAAATTTTACAAATGTCAGGCGGAATGTTGCAAGCGTATCAAAATAAAATGCTGATTTTGGTCGATGGATTTATTTCTACAGTTGCATTTTTGATCGCCTATCAGAAGAATTCAGCCATTAAACAAAATGCTATTTTTTCACATTGTTCGGAAGAAAAAGCACATATCGATTTATTGAATTATTTACAAGTAGAACCCATTTTGTCTTTAAATATGCGATTGGGTGAGGGAAGTGGATGTGCTGTTGCATTCCCTATTATTCAATCGGCTTTGACTTTTATAAATGAAATGGCTACTTTTGAAAGTGCTGGAGTTAGTAATAAATAA